The region CCTGGGCGCGCTGACATCATCCGCCGTATCCGATCGCGGCCGCTCCGCTCGGCCGTGAACGAGGGTGAGATGTCAGAGAGGCGGTGCGGCGACGAGGTCGACGACGCCGATGAGGCGGTCGCGTGCTGCCGGGTCACGGGTCACGATGGCATTGAGGAGTGCGCCGATCAGGATGTCGGCGGTGACGGCTGGGTCACCCGGATGACCGGCGGCGGCGAACGCTGCGGTGATCGCCTGGCGGATGGGTCGCGAGAGCCGAGCCTCGAGGGCGTCCGCCGCGTGTGCGTCGGACGCGGCAGCGGCGAGGAGTCCGCGGAACAGCGCGGACGAATCGTCGCCGGCCAGCGCAGCGGCGGAGTCGGCCATCCACGCCCGCAGGTCGGCGCGGAGGTCTCCGGAGGAGTCGGCGA is a window of Microbacterium terrae DNA encoding:
- a CDS encoding TetR/AcrR family transcriptional regulator → MTRSSPGRPPNSVGRAAALTVARDLVRTVGYERVTLAEIAERAGVGRQTLYRWWPSKQAIVAACVLEDVLPVQPMVADSSGDLRADLRAWMADSAAALAGDDSSALFRGLLAAAASDAHAADALEARLSRPIRQAITAAFAAAGHPGDPAVTADILIGALLNAIVTRDPAARDRLIGVVDLVAAPPL